A genomic segment from Treponema sp. Marseille-Q3903 encodes:
- a CDS encoding MraY family glycosyltransferase, translating to MKMFLLVILSATISLISMPLIIKFCKQFNLYDYSNARKIHSGNIPRLGGIGVFLAYAITSLLYIFFTNDNNFSREIYFVIAGSIIFIFAIIDDIFNLHAIIKLLVQLGAVFLVTSHGFRFTQILGWLLPAPVSYILTFGWILGVINAYNLIDGLDGLCGSLSFTAITTLGIIYLLSGNNEAILCFVLAAAIFGFLCYNWPPAKLFMGDNGSQFLGFMIATFPLYTSSDVFEYNKFLMMLVITAFPVFDTIAAIWRRLRDHRPIMSADRFHLHHKLLNLGYSKTKALYLIVVMQIILCIIVIISYFLGAKKGSSVLLESLAFVTLFFSIIHFANKAAVKKMEDKESADDKFSSEKK from the coding sequence AAGATGTTTCTACTTGTCATACTGTCTGCAACCATCTCTTTAATATCTATGCCTTTGATTATAAAATTTTGCAAGCAGTTCAATTTATATGATTATTCGAACGCACGTAAAATTCATTCTGGAAATATACCTAGACTTGGCGGTATCGGTGTTTTTTTAGCATACGCTATCACCTCTCTTTTATACATTTTTTTTACAAACGACAATAATTTTTCACGCGAGATTTATTTTGTGATCGCAGGTTCAATCATATTTATCTTTGCTATTATCGATGATATTTTTAATCTCCATGCAATCATTAAGCTCCTCGTTCAATTAGGCGCTGTTTTTCTCGTAACATCTCATGGATTCCGTTTTACTCAAATATTAGGATGGCTTCTACCAGCTCCCGTAAGTTATATTTTGACTTTCGGATGGATTTTAGGAGTGATAAACGCTTACAATCTGATTGACGGGCTTGACGGGCTTTGCGGCTCGCTTTCATTCACTGCAATCACGACTTTAGGAATAATTTATTTACTATCAGGAAACAATGAAGCGATATTGTGCTTTGTGCTTGCTGCCGCAATTTTTGGATTTCTGTGCTACAACTGGCCGCCTGCAAAACTTTTTATGGGCGACAACGGCAGTCAATTTCTCGGGTTTATGATTGCAACGTTCCCTCTTTACACTTCAAGCGACGTATTCGAATACAATAAATTTCTTATGATGCTTGTCATAACAGCATTTCCCGTATTTGACACAATCGCCGCAATCTGGAGACGTTTGCGCGACCACAGACCGATAATGTCAGCAGACCGCTTCCATCTTCACCATAAACTTTTAAATCTCGGTTACTCTAAAACAAAAGCATTATATTTAATTGTCGTGATGCAGATTATTTTGTGCATCATAGTGATTATTTCTTACTTTTTGGGTGCAAAAAAAGGTTCTTCGGTTTTACTGGAATCACTTGCATTTGTGACATTGTTCTTCAGCATAATTCACTTTGCAAATAAAGCTGCCGTCAAAAAAATGGAAGACAAGGAATCTGCTGACGACAAATTTTCATCAGAAAAAAAATAG